From Klebsiella electrica, the proteins below share one genomic window:
- a CDS encoding DUF1883 domain-containing protein: MAMVKASLMLFGGDTLVVRCSERCHIHLMSAKAAGDSHADILSVQDRDSAYLTVPYNGTWNVLIDSHSQSLEHSISYVPA, translated from the coding sequence ATGGCGATGGTTAAAGCAAGTTTGATGTTGTTTGGCGGCGATACGCTGGTTGTACGGTGTTCTGAACGCTGCCATATTCACCTGATGAGTGCCAAGGCTGCCGGTGACAGCCATGCGGATATTCTGAGCGTCCAGGATCGTGACAGCGCCTATCTGACCGTGCCGTACAACGGCACCTGGAACGTCCTGATCGATAGCCACAGCCAGTCTCTGGAGCACTCCATTAGCTACGTTCCCGCCTGA
- a CDS encoding gamma-glutamylcyclotransferase, translating to MLTRDFLINADCKTAFGAIEESLLWSAEQRAASLAATLACRPDAGSVWIFGYGSLMWNPALEYRETCTGTLPGWHRAFCLRLTAGRGSACQPGRMLALKEGGRTTGVAYRLPDETLEDELMLLWKREMITGCYMPTWCKLELDDGRTVNALVFIMDPRHPLFEPDTRAQIIAPLIAKASGPLGTNAQYLFSLDQELRKLGMHDDCLDDLVGKVRTLLGENSQPGLA from the coding sequence GTGTTAACACGTGATTTCTTAATCAATGCGGATTGTAAGACGGCGTTTGGCGCTATTGAGGAATCGCTACTCTGGTCGGCAGAGCAACGGGCCGCTTCCCTGGCGGCAACCCTGGCCTGTCGTCCGGATGCCGGCTCAGTATGGATTTTTGGCTACGGTTCGCTGATGTGGAACCCGGCCCTTGAGTATCGCGAAACCTGTACCGGTACGCTGCCGGGCTGGCACCGCGCCTTCTGCCTGCGGCTGACCGCCGGGCGGGGCAGCGCCTGTCAGCCGGGGCGCATGCTGGCGCTGAAAGAGGGCGGGCGTACCACCGGCGTGGCCTATCGGCTCCCTGATGAGACGCTGGAAGACGAGCTGATGCTGCTGTGGAAGCGGGAGATGATCACCGGTTGCTATATGCCGACCTGGTGTAAGCTGGAGCTTGATGACGGGCGGACGGTGAATGCGCTGGTGTTTATTATGGATCCGCGTCATCCGCTGTTCGAACCGGATACCCGCGCCCAGATTATTGCGCCGCTGATCGCTAAAGCCAGCGGGCCGCTCGGCACCAATGCCCAGTATCTGTTCTCGCTGGATCAGGAACTACGTAAACTCGGCATGCACGATGACTGTCTTGACGATCTTGTCGGCAAGGTTCGGACGCTGCTGGGAGAAAACAGCCAGCCGGGGCTGGCCTGA
- the nasR gene encoding nitrate regulatory protein NasR (NasR is a transcription antiterminator and transcriptional regulator for the nasFEDCBA operon), with protein sequence MNNTAGITPEANRWFHRARQLQKEQLRQLAQQGTLASRISALVHMLQCERGASNLWLCSAGRLYAAECRAGSALVDEQLIAFREALEAVRECASGALCWRIASALWYLEQLLTLRDAVRSRTIVAEEATNQFSRIIRHLLNIVPQLNDSIDDPQIAGRMVALYSFMQGKELVGQERALGASGFARGQFSAELRQLLVDRIDGQQPCFDSFQALAEAPQTALFMSQCQASLDIEQLRRIACTRQPPADEGETALRWFCAQTQRLEQMRALEERLIDDLLSVADTLLSGEAPEAPPASWTDEEEDDSIARRLDKQLLPLVRQQAFELQQLSTQLASLKDTLEERKLIEKAKSVLMAHQGMQEEQAWQTLRKMAMDKNQRMVEIARALLTVKALWSITPKE encoded by the coding sequence ATGAATAATACGGCTGGCATCACGCCTGAGGCCAACAGGTGGTTTCACCGCGCGCGGCAACTGCAAAAAGAGCAGCTACGCCAGCTGGCGCAGCAGGGTACGCTGGCAAGCCGGATAAGTGCGCTGGTGCACATGCTACAGTGCGAGCGCGGTGCGTCCAACCTCTGGCTCTGTTCCGCCGGGCGGCTGTATGCCGCGGAGTGTCGCGCGGGATCGGCGCTGGTGGATGAACAGCTTATCGCTTTCCGCGAGGCGCTGGAAGCGGTGCGGGAGTGCGCCAGCGGCGCGCTATGCTGGCGGATAGCCAGCGCGCTCTGGTACCTGGAACAACTGCTGACGCTGCGCGACGCCGTGCGCAGCCGCACCATTGTCGCCGAAGAGGCGACAAACCAGTTTAGTCGCATTATCCGCCACTTATTAAATATTGTCCCGCAGCTCAACGACAGCATTGACGACCCGCAAATTGCCGGGCGCATGGTGGCGCTCTATAGCTTTATGCAGGGGAAAGAGCTGGTGGGGCAGGAGCGCGCGCTGGGAGCATCCGGCTTTGCCCGCGGTCAGTTCAGCGCTGAGCTGCGCCAGCTGCTGGTGGACAGAATCGATGGTCAGCAGCCCTGTTTTGACAGCTTCCAGGCGCTGGCTGAGGCGCCGCAGACCGCGCTGTTTATGAGCCAGTGCCAGGCCAGTCTGGACATTGAACAGCTGCGGCGGATCGCCTGCACCCGGCAGCCCCCGGCGGATGAGGGGGAGACGGCGCTGCGCTGGTTTTGCGCCCAGACGCAGCGTCTGGAGCAGATGCGAGCTCTGGAAGAGCGCCTGATTGACGACCTGTTGAGCGTCGCCGATACGCTGCTCAGCGGCGAGGCGCCGGAAGCGCCGCCCGCCAGTTGGACGGACGAGGAGGAGGACGACAGCATCGCGCGCCGACTCGACAAACAGCTGCTGCCGCTGGTGCGCCAGCAGGCCTTTGAGTTGCAGCAGCTCTCCACACAGCTGGCGTCGCTCAAAGATACGCTCGAAGAGCGCAAGCTGATTGAAAAAGCGAAAAGCGTGCTGATGGCTCATCAGGGAATGCA
- the chaA gene encoding sodium-potassium/proton antiporter ChaA gives MTHVHEAVKTRHKETSLVFPILALAVLIFFGSSQSLPAVIGINILALIGILSSAFSVVRHADVLAHRLGEPYGSLILSLSVVILEVSLISALMATGDAAPTLMRDTLYSIIMIVTGGLVGFSLLLGGRKFATQYMNLFGIKQYLIALFPLAIIVLVFPMALPGANFSTGQSLLVALISAAMYGVFLLIQTKTHQSLFIYEHEDDGDDDDPHHGKPSAHSSAWHTAWLLIHLVAVIAVTKMNANPLETLLTSMNAPVAFTGFLVALLILSPEGLGALKAVLNNQVQRAMNLFFGSVLATISLTVPVVTLIAFLTGNELKFGLGAPEMVVMVASLLLCQISFSTGRTNVLNGAAHLALFAAYLMTIFA, from the coding sequence ATGACGCATGTACATGAGGCGGTGAAAACCCGCCACAAGGAGACATCGCTGGTTTTCCCGATTCTGGCGCTGGCGGTGCTTATCTTCTTCGGAAGTAGTCAGTCACTGCCAGCGGTCATTGGCATTAACATTCTGGCCTTAATCGGTATCCTGAGTAGCGCGTTCAGCGTCGTACGTCACGCAGATGTTTTGGCCCACCGCCTGGGCGAGCCGTACGGTTCGTTAATTTTAAGTCTTTCGGTGGTAATTCTTGAAGTCAGCCTGATTTCTGCCTTAATGGCAACCGGCGACGCGGCCCCCACGCTGATGCGCGATACACTCTATTCAATCATTATGATTGTCACCGGGGGGCTGGTCGGCTTTTCTCTGCTGCTGGGCGGGCGTAAATTCGCCACTCAGTATATGAATTTGTTTGGTATCAAGCAGTATCTCATCGCCCTGTTCCCGCTGGCGATTATTGTGCTGGTCTTTCCGATGGCGCTGCCGGGGGCGAATTTCAGCACCGGGCAGTCGCTGCTGGTGGCGCTGATTTCCGCCGCCATGTACGGCGTGTTTCTGTTGATTCAGACCAAAACGCACCAGAGCCTGTTTATTTATGAGCATGAAGATGACGGTGACGACGACGACCCGCATCATGGCAAACCGTCCGCCCACAGCAGCGCCTGGCATACCGCGTGGCTGTTAATTCACCTGGTGGCGGTTATCGCGGTCACCAAGATGAACGCGAATCCGCTTGAGACGCTGCTGACCAGCATGAACGCGCCGGTGGCCTTTACCGGCTTCCTGGTTGCGCTGCTGATTCTCTCGCCGGAAGGGCTCGGCGCGTTGAAAGCGGTACTCAACAATCAGGTGCAGCGTGCGATGAACCTGTTCTTTGGTTCGGTGCTGGCGACGATTTCCCTGACCGTGCCGGTGGTCACCTTAATCGCCTTCTTAACCGGCAACGAGCTGAAATTTGGTCTTGGCGCACCGGAAATGGTGGTAATGGTCGCCTCGCTGCTGTTGTGCCAGATATCGTTCTCGACCGGCCGCACCAACGTGCTGAACGGTGCCGCGCACCTGGCGCTCTTCGCCGCCTATCTGATGACCATTTTTGCCTGA
- a CDS encoding DsrE/DsrF/TusD sulfur relay family protein, whose product MQSIVIVANGAAYGSESLFNSLRLAIALREQPSELDLKLFLMSDAVTAGLRGQKPAEGYNIQQMLEILTAQNVPVKLCKTCTDGRGVTSLPLIDGVEIGTLVELAQWTLAADKILTF is encoded by the coding sequence ATGCAAAGTATTGTGATTGTCGCCAACGGCGCCGCCTACGGTAGCGAATCGCTGTTTAACAGCCTGCGTCTGGCGATTGCCCTGCGTGAACAGCCGTCTGAACTCGATCTGAAGCTGTTTTTAATGTCTGATGCGGTGACAGCTGGCCTGCGGGGGCAGAAACCGGCGGAAGGCTATAACATTCAGCAAATGCTGGAGATCCTCACCGCCCAGAATGTCCCGGTGAAATTGTGCAAGACCTGCACCGATGGCCGCGGCGTGACCTCCCTGCCGCTGATTGATGGCGTGGAGATAGGCACTCTGGTGGAGCTGGCGCAGTGGACGCTGGCGGCCGATAAAATCCTGACCTTCTGA
- the chaB gene encoding putative cation transport regulator ChaB gives MPYRSKQQLPDSVQHVLPAHAQQIYKEAFNSAWEQYQHPADRRDDATREETAHKVAWAAVKNDYQKGDDDKWHKKK, from the coding sequence ATGCCTTATCGCAGTAAACAACAGCTACCCGATAGCGTCCAGCACGTGTTACCGGCGCATGCCCAGCAGATCTATAAAGAAGCGTTTAATAGCGCCTGGGAGCAGTACCAGCATCCGGCGGACCGGCGGGACGACGCCACCCGGGAAGAGACGGCGCATAAGGTCGCCTGGGCGGCGGTCAAGAATGACTACCAAAAAGGGGACGATGATAAGTGGCATAAGAAAAAATAA